A single genomic interval of Gallus gallus isolate bGalGal1 chromosome 10, bGalGal1.mat.broiler.GRCg7b, whole genome shotgun sequence harbors:
- the PCLAF gene encoding PCNA-associated factor: protein MARTKASGGGGAYRKVLAGRAPRKVQGSGRLNAARLPPRPVRRIGRNSLCVRPVPAWQKGIGDFLRPQPKEDCDPDGEAAGSSGQGKKRRTRPLPPDPAEDDSSCEEQQE from the exons ATGGCGCGCACTAAAGCAAGCGGTGGTGGCGGCGCGTACCGTAAAG tgctggccGGCCGCGCTCCGCGGAAGGTGCAGGGCTCCGGCAGGCTCAATGCGGCCCGCTTGCCGCCGCGGCCCGTCCGGCGCATCGGGAGGAACTCGCTGTGCGTGAGGCCCGTCCCCGCCTGGCAGAAGGGCATCGGCGACTTTCTGCGGCCGCAGCCGAAGGAGGACTGCGATCCCGACGGCGAAGCGGCAGGGAGCAGCGGGCAGGGCAAGAAGAGGCG AACTCGCCCGCTGCCCCCGGACCCTGCGGAAGACGACTCGTCGTGTGAAGAACAGCAGGAGTGA